The genomic DNA CGGTGCTGATTGTAGATAACTATGTAGATGTCAAGACGCTGAATTTGCTCCGGAACGTGCGCAAGGGCGTCTCTATACTGATTGCGAGTGACCGGTACACCCGCCTGACAGACGACATGCTCAACGATTATCGGGCAGCGATGCCGGGCGTTTCGATTGACAAGGTTTCTGCTGCGCACAAGTTCCACGACCGCTACATTCTCGTGGATTTCAAGACCAAGAGCGAAAAGTTGTACCATTGCGGGGCGTCTTCCAAAGATGCCGGCAACAAGATTACAACCATCGTGCAACTGGACGACGTTGATGCATACCGGAACATGTTTGAGGAAGTGTCGGAGCAACCAAGAAGGTAAAATGGCTCATCAAATTTGACGGACACTGTCTATCAAATTGGGGCAACAGTGTTGCCCAAAATTTCTAGTTACAAATGAAGGTCGCAAATTGCGGCCTCCAATGCGGACATCGTTCTATTTTGATGTGCGGCAGCGGTTGGGCGATAGGTTGGATAAAAGGTTGGGTGACTGTAAAATTTTCTTGCTCCCCTAGCCAAGATTCTGAATATTAGGTACATTAATGCCCGACGTGTTTCTCCGTCTAATGGAGAAATGCGTCTTTTTTTTATTCCGGGATTTCGGAGTAAAGGGGACGCCTCTAACATCAACTAGCCGCGAACGCGGCTACATGGAGGCTGCATGGCTAAAAAGAAAGACTCAAAAAACGGGTCGATGTTTGTGTTTCGTGATGGAATGGTGGCGGATAGCAGTTATGTTGAATGGTTGTCGGACATAAAACAGCGTTTTCGTCAGAGCCAAACAAAAGCATCAATTCGCGTGAACACAGAAATGCTGGAATTTTACTGGGGGATAGGTCGCGATTTAGTAGCGTTACGTGCTGAAGAACGTTGGGGAACTGGAGTTGTAAAACAGTTTGCGCTTGACATGCGTCGATCATTTCCAAACGAAACGGGCTTTTCTTTCACGAATGTGAAGTATATGAAGCAATGGTATTTGTTCTATTTTGATCGAATAAAAAAAGGCCAACGGGCCGTTGGCCAATTGGAGATGCCCAAGATCTTTGGTAAGGTTCCCTGGGGACAGCATATAGATATTGTTTCTCGATGTCAATTAATAGACGAAGCGATGTTTTATGTAAATAATGTAGTGAATAATGGATGGTCTCGTCCCGCATTAAACGCATACATTGACGCCAATCTATTTCAAGCAAAGGGAACTGCGGTCACTAATTTCGACAAGACCTTGCCTTCTTCTCAGGAAAAAATTGCAAAGGAAATTTTGAAGGACCCCTATCATTTTGAATTCTTAAAGATGCAGGAAAAATACGAAGAAGGTGATCTTGAAGATGCTCTTATTGCCAATGTAACGCAGTTTTTGTTGGAATTGGGGAAGGGATTTTCGTATGTCGGGCGTCAAATGGAATTTCGAATGCCAGGTGGTCAGGCGTTTTTCCCGGACTTGATTTTTTATTTTATTCCGCAGCATAGATATGTCATTATTGACCTTAAGGTTGTTAAGTACACACCGGAGTTTGCTGGCAAACTCAATTTTTATGTAACAGCAGCAGATGAACTACTTCGTGGTGAAGGAGATAATCCTTCCGTGGGTCTGATTATTTGCAAATCAACAGATAAGACGGTTGTAGAGTGGTCGCTCAAGGATATTAACAAACCGTTAGGTGTGGCAACATACAAGTTGAGGGAGGTTGTTGATCGTACTATGGCAGAAATGAAAATGAAGAAAAAAAGGAAGGTGACTTGAAATCACAAATTTGGCTTCAAGTTGGATGGCCGGAATACCTTCATGGAATTGCGCAGGCAGGCTCAGCACAATATGCAACAACCCACTCCCATTGATAAAAAATCAACAAAAAGTGTCTTTTGGGGTGGTTTTTAGCCTGTTTTTGGGGCTAATTTTATTGTGGTTGGAAATTTTTAGGAGTTCTTATGAGAACGCTGGGCTTAGTGTTTGGTACTTTGGCGTGTGCGGCGACGGTGTTTGCACCTGTGGCTTTCGCTGCCGAAAATCCCCTAAAACTGTGGTACAATAGCGATGCGGGTACCTCGTTTACCGATGCTTTGCCCATTGGCAACGGCTACATGGGCGGCATTGTCTACGGTGGCGTTGCAAAAGACATTATCGGCCTGAATGAAAGTACCGTTTGGTCGGGTGGCCCTGGCGATAACAACAAGCAGGGCGCTGCAAGCCACTTGAAAGATGCCCGCGATGCCATGTTCCGTGGCGACTACCGCACGGCAGAATCCA from uncultured Fibrobacter sp. includes the following:
- a CDS encoding PDDEXK nuclease domain-containing protein — protein: MAKKKDSKNGSMFVFRDGMVADSSYVEWLSDIKQRFRQSQTKASIRVNTEMLEFYWGIGRDLVALRAEERWGTGVVKQFALDMRRSFPNETGFSFTNVKYMKQWYLFYFDRIKKGQRAVGQLEMPKIFGKVPWGQHIDIVSRCQLIDEAMFYVNNVVNNGWSRPALNAYIDANLFQAKGTAVTNFDKTLPSSQEKIAKEILKDPYHFEFLKMQEKYEEGDLEDALIANVTQFLLELGKGFSYVGRQMEFRMPGGQAFFPDLIFYFIPQHRYVIIDLKVVKYTPEFAGKLNFYVTAADELLRGEGDNPSVGLIICKSTDKTVVEWSLKDINKPLGVATYKLREVVDRTMAEMKMKKKRKVT